Proteins encoded by one window of Streptomyces sp. NBC_01571:
- a CDS encoding N-acetyltransferase — MGVAIRVAAEDDRERVVQLLDDAFRDDPVSGWVFPDAAHRRDRHPRLMAVFADIVFAEGRVDITEDGAACALWLSVSADADGDHADHADEDGPVQLREAVDPDNVRVELVGRLTAEIHPSGRAHEYLWMIAVAPERQGEGLGSALVRSVLDRCDQEGVPAYLEASNERSRALYERLGFGHTGRPLDLPDGPRMWPMWREPRAGSASGA; from the coding sequence ATGGGCGTGGCGATACGGGTGGCGGCCGAGGACGATCGCGAACGGGTCGTCCAGTTGCTCGACGACGCGTTCCGGGACGACCCGGTGAGCGGCTGGGTCTTCCCGGACGCGGCACACCGCCGTGACCGGCATCCCCGGCTGATGGCGGTGTTCGCCGACATCGTGTTCGCCGAGGGCCGTGTCGACATCACGGAGGACGGCGCGGCGTGCGCGCTGTGGCTGTCGGTGTCCGCCGACGCGGACGGGGACCACGCCGACCACGCGGACGAGGACGGTCCGGTCCAGCTGCGCGAGGCGGTGGACCCGGACAACGTACGGGTCGAACTGGTGGGCCGGCTCACCGCCGAGATCCACCCCTCCGGCCGCGCCCACGAGTATCTGTGGATGATCGCCGTGGCGCCGGAGCGCCAGGGCGAGGGTCTCGGCAGCGCGCTCGTCCGGTCGGTTCTCGACCGCTGCGACCAGGAGGGTGTCCCCGCCTATCTGGAGGCCAGCAACGAGCGCAGCCGCGCACTCTACGAGCGGCTCGGGTTCGGTCACACCGGCCGGCCCCTCGACCTGCCGGACGGCCCGCGCATGTGGCCGATGTGGCGCGAACCGCGGGCGGGGTCGGCCTCTGGGGCGTAG
- a CDS encoding YoaK family protein, whose product MPESSAASVPAFLGHAEHRRTAIMTVLTVVAGAVDAITFLTMGQVFAALETGNVLFLTFAWAGSGPVSVIRPAVALVTFAAGVATASFAIRALTARGHRWFPAALGTEGVLLAVAGTLALLRGGTGSLAHDPDLVPLAVVALAMGVRSAVVLRVAVPGMPTLLLQMSLVQLVADVATAPRVPAGEQGELRRLARTRLTATVCGMFVGGTLGTLMAPWGTGRALLVVATAVMALALSGVHADLPHHRPPPA is encoded by the coding sequence ATGCCCGAAAGCTCAGCCGCCTCCGTACCCGCTTTCCTCGGCCATGCCGAGCACCGCAGGACCGCGATCATGACGGTGCTCACCGTGGTGGCGGGGGCGGTCGACGCGATCACCTTCCTGACCATGGGTCAGGTGTTCGCCGCGCTCGAGACGGGCAATGTGCTGTTCCTGACCTTCGCGTGGGCCGGATCGGGCCCGGTCTCCGTGATCCGGCCCGCCGTCGCGCTCGTGACGTTCGCCGCCGGGGTGGCCACGGCCTCCTTCGCGATCCGCGCGCTCACCGCGCGGGGACACCGCTGGTTCCCGGCGGCGCTGGGCACCGAGGGGGTGCTTCTCGCGGTCGCGGGGACACTGGCCCTGCTGCGCGGCGGGACGGGTTCGCTCGCTCATGATCCCGATCTGGTCCCCCTCGCGGTCGTGGCCCTCGCCATGGGAGTGAGGTCCGCCGTCGTCCTGCGCGTGGCGGTGCCGGGCATGCCGACGCTCCTCCTCCAGATGTCCCTGGTCCAGCTGGTGGCGGACGTCGCCACCGCGCCACGGGTCCCGGCCGGCGAGCAGGGGGAGCTGCGACGACTCGCGCGCACCCGTCTCACCGCGACCGTCTGCGGCATGTTCGTGGGCGGGACCCTGGGCACGCTCATGGCGCCGTGGGGGACGGGCCGCGCGCTCCTCGTCGTCGCGACGGCCGTCATGGCGCTGGCGTTGTCGGGGGTCCACGCCGACCTGCCCCACCATCGGCCTCCCCCGGCCTGA
- a CDS encoding TetR family transcriptional regulator: MGRWEPNARGRLAKAALELYSERGFEQTTVAEIARRAGLTERTFFRHYADKREVLFAGSGQLQELFVRAVADAPESAAPIDAMAVGLDAVSEVFADRRDFARARQAVIMANTELQERELIKLASMAAALAGALRGRGVTEPAASLTAEAGVAVFKVGFERWILATEEREMARLVRESLAELKAVTAGR, encoded by the coding sequence ATGGGTAGATGGGAGCCGAACGCGCGCGGGCGCCTGGCGAAGGCGGCGTTGGAGCTCTACAGCGAGCGCGGCTTCGAACAGACCACGGTGGCGGAGATCGCCAGACGGGCCGGACTCACGGAGCGCACCTTCTTCCGGCACTACGCCGACAAGCGCGAGGTGCTGTTCGCCGGCTCCGGCCAGTTGCAGGAGCTCTTCGTACGGGCGGTCGCCGACGCTCCGGAGTCCGCCGCGCCGATCGACGCGATGGCGGTGGGGCTCGACGCGGTCTCCGAGGTGTTCGCCGACCGCCGCGACTTCGCGCGCGCACGGCAGGCTGTGATCATGGCGAACACGGAACTCCAGGAGCGCGAGCTGATCAAGCTCGCCTCGATGGCGGCCGCGCTCGCCGGCGCCCTGCGCGGGCGCGGCGTCACGGAGCCGGCCGCGAGCCTGACCGCGGAGGCCGGGGTCGCCGTCTTCAAGGTCGGCTTCGAGCGCTGGATCTTGGCGACCGAGGAACGCGAGATGGCACGGCTGGTGCGGGAATCACTGGCCGAACTCAAGGCCGTGACCGCGGGCCGGTAG
- a CDS encoding SDR family oxidoreductase — protein sequence MRIFVTGASGWIGSAVVPELTEAGHRVVGLARSEASADALTAAGVEVVRGTIDDLDVLRDTAAASDGVIHLAFKHDIAFAGGFQGAAEADRRAVDILGDALAGTDRPFVLASGVLGLAPGRPATERDMPALDGSPISIRMATAQAVLALASRGVRSSVVRLSPTCHGDGDNGFMAALVAIARAKGVSGYLGDGANRWPAVHRLDAARLFRLALEKAPAGAVLHGVAEEGVELRDVAGVIGRHLDVPVTAVAPEEATGHFAWLGAFLGLDSPASNTLTRELVGWEPAHPGLLEDLDKGHYFTDTTDTHA from the coding sequence ATGCGCATCTTCGTGACCGGCGCGTCCGGGTGGATCGGTTCCGCCGTCGTTCCCGAGCTGACCGAGGCGGGGCACCGGGTCGTCGGACTCGCCCGCTCCGAGGCCTCCGCCGACGCGCTCACCGCGGCCGGGGTGGAGGTGGTCCGCGGCACCATCGACGATCTCGACGTGCTCCGGGACACGGCCGCGGCGTCGGACGGGGTGATCCACCTGGCCTTCAAGCACGACATCGCCTTCGCCGGCGGTTTCCAGGGCGCCGCCGAGGCCGATCGGCGCGCCGTCGACATCCTCGGTGACGCGCTCGCGGGCACCGACCGCCCCTTCGTCCTCGCCTCCGGCGTGCTGGGCCTCGCCCCCGGCCGGCCGGCCACCGAGCGGGACATGCCCGCCCTCGACGGCTCGCCGATCTCGATCCGGATGGCCACCGCCCAGGCGGTGCTCGCACTTGCCTCGCGCGGGGTGCGCTCGTCCGTGGTGCGGCTCTCTCCGACCTGCCACGGCGACGGGGACAACGGTTTCATGGCGGCCCTGGTCGCCATCGCCCGCGCCAAGGGCGTCTCCGGCTACCTCGGCGACGGTGCCAACCGCTGGCCGGCCGTCCACCGTCTGGACGCGGCACGGCTGTTCCGGCTCGCACTCGAGAAGGCGCCCGCCGGGGCGGTGCTGCACGGTGTCGCGGAGGAGGGCGTCGAGCTCCGTGACGTCGCCGGCGTGATCGGCCGTCACCTCGACGTGCCGGTGACCGCCGTGGCGCCCGAGGAGGCGACCGGGCACTTCGCCTGGCTGGGAGCCTTCCTCGGCCTCGACTCCCCGGCGTCGAACACCCTCACCCGCGAGCTGGTGGGCTGGGAGCCGGCTCACCCCGGTCTCCTGGAAGACCTCGACAAGGGCCACTACTTCACCGACACGACCGACACCCACGCCTGA
- a CDS encoding DUF952 domain-containing protein, protein MSEPLLHITERSLWDAARASGAYEMSTRGRTLGEEGFIHCSTRAQLPRIASFLYGAYEGPDDLVVLVVDAERLEVPVRYEAVKPGGEEFPHVYGPIPVSAVVDVEVWEPA, encoded by the coding sequence ATGTCCGAACCCCTGTTGCACATCACCGAGCGCTCGCTGTGGGACGCGGCCCGCGCGTCCGGCGCGTACGAGATGTCCACCCGTGGCCGCACCCTCGGGGAGGAGGGCTTCATCCACTGCTCGACGCGGGCCCAGCTCCCGCGGATCGCATCCTTCCTGTACGGGGCCTACGAGGGTCCCGACGACCTGGTGGTCCTGGTCGTCGACGCCGAACGGCTGGAGGTGCCCGTGCGGTACGAGGCCGTGAAGCCCGGCGGCGAGGAGTTCCCGCACGTCTACGGGCCGATCCCGGTCTCGGCGGTGGTGGACGTGGAGGTGTGGGAGCCGGCCTAG